GCTTCCATCAACCCGCTGAGGTTTCTCAGGCACTTTTTGGGGCAGTAAAGCCTGTCCCTGCCTATTTGTGGCCAGCCTGTCCCCTGGAGGGGATTGCCAGGAGCAGCGGATGGGGCCCTGGACGCTcagctcttcaggcacagggcGGGAGGGCGGCTGGGAGCCTGTCCCCTCGCATAGTACCCCTTGCCACCCCACTGGCACCAGACTCTCTGCGAGAAGCACAGCGAAGGTTTCTCCCCGCGCACGTCCCATCCCAGCTCTTCGGCAACCTCTCCCCATGCACACGCATGCAGGGTGCCTGGCCCCGGCGGGCCGTGACTTACCAGGTTGACTGGGTGGATGTAGCCGTTTTCGTACTTGTCATTGGCCAGGATCTGCCTCAGGTGAGCGATGTAGCTGGAGGCCAGCCTCAAGGTGTCCAGTTTGGAAAGCTTGGTGtctgggggcacccagggcagGGTGGTCttaagcctggagaaggctttgCTAAGGACCCTCATCCTCGCCCTCTCCCTGGCGTTGGCAGCGTTTCTCTGGACCTGCTTTCCCTCCTGGCTCACTCCATTTAAAGGGCTCTTCTTGGGGggagcttttttcctcttgcccGAGGCCCCTCTCCCCTTCTGAGGGGAGCCATTCTCGCCATTGGATCCCTCCTCGTTGCTCTCGGTGGACGCCCCAAACTCTTTGTTAGTATCCATTTTCAGGCCATCGCACTCCAGCATCTCCACCTCCTGCAGATCTTCCACATCACTGAGGGACCCAGTGGACATGGTCTGGAAGATGCCAAAGGACCAGCgggaaagggggaggggggggaggaagggcagctccTCGAACCTACTTCAAGGCGGCGGAGGAGAGAAGGGGTGCCAGTATTTtcgtccccttccctccccccccagtaCTAAGGCGCAACACCAGTCCAGAGAGGATCCCTGCCCTCCCGTCCCCCAACCCCGCTTTGCCCGTGTTTGAGGGAGGGAGTGAGCTTGTgtgagagaggggagagagagagagagagaaagccgAGGAATTTAGTGAGGACACTAGTAATTTATCTGGGGGATAAGAGAGGCGGATCCAGCCCAGGGGAGGGGCCCTGCCCGCTGAGCACACCACATCCCCAATCACAGACCTTTGCACAGGACTGGGAATGAGGTATCCCGGCAAGCTTTTGCCGAGCGCTCGGAACTGGGATTCAAATCTTCACCACTGGAGGAAAGCAACTTGCTCTCTCTCGCTCTCCCCTCTGTCTTTCtatcctcccccttcctcctcctcctcctcctcctcctcctcctcttctccttccccacttcCCTTTCCAGCCCAGGGttgctctccccctccctgcctcctagATGACCCAGGCAGCTGGTGTCATGATTCTTGATGAAAGCCAAAATGGGTCATGAGCAGAGAGAGAGCAGCACATCCACCAGCCAAGCCTTCCAGGGAGCTTTGTAATGCGTGCTGTCGAAACGCTGTCCTGTAACCTAATCTGGGGGAGATTTGTGGATGATTGTATTTGCGAATGCATCCTGTCCAGCTACTAGTGTATTCCAGGAAGGGAGCGCTCCGCCGCCCAGCCGGCAGTG
This genomic interval from Pelecanus crispus isolate bPelCri1 chromosome 3, bPelCri1.pri, whole genome shotgun sequence contains the following:
- the TCF21 gene encoding transcription factor 21; translation: MSTGSLSDVEDLQEVEMLECDGLKMDTNKEFGASTESNEEGSNGENGSPQKGRGASGKRKKAPPKKSPLNGVSQEGKQVQRNAANARERARMRVLSKAFSRLKTTLPWVPPDTKLSKLDTLRLASSYIAHLRQILANDKYENGYIHPVNLTWPFMVAGKPESDLKEVVNTNRLCGPTAS